One window of the Xiphophorus hellerii strain 12219 chromosome 15, Xiphophorus_hellerii-4.1, whole genome shotgun sequence genome contains the following:
- the LOC116733698 gene encoding cysteinyl leukotriene receptor 1-like, producing the protein MVNLALSDGSFSLTLPLRLAYYMNKGHWSFPDWVCRLCVYTFYVNLYSSILFLTFLSLLRWFSIVYPLHHKKVKSFKLALLTCLGIWLFVAVSSLPFLGSGVNKRGGIPRCFEPATPQSWSRILSMNYVALIFGFVLPFFTIILCCTKIIHCLTHPHYSQDPKTRMKLRKKNQRSVHLLIMVIATFLLCFLPYHVIRTLHLYAVNGGWNCGVTNLLQRAVAITLCMAASNSVVNPLLYYYSTKNFKEDIEHTRLHISKRLSFRSGSLRSTGRAGSLKVKTQQGLSIKAEDMEQSPLKTQHPATDQQIQMTEKPLGLEETCD; encoded by the exons ATGGTGAACCTCGCGCTGTCTGACGGCAGCTTCTCCCTCACCCTGCCTCTGCGACTGGCGTACTACATGAACAAGGGCCACTGGTCCTTTCCTGACTGGGTCTGCAGACTCTGTGTCTACACCTTCTACGTCAATCTCTACTCCAG CATCCTGTTCCTCACGTTTCTGAGCCTCCTCCGCTGGTTTTCCATCGTCTATCCACTACATCATAAGAAAGTGAAAAGTTTCAAGTTAGCCTTACTGACGTGTCTGGGAATCTGGCTGTTTGTGGCCGTGTCCTCTCTGCCCTTCCTAGGCAGTGGCGTTAATAAAAG AGGTGGAATACCTCGCTGCTTTGAGCCGGCGACTCCACAGTCTTGGTCCCGCATCCTCAGCATGAACTACGTGGCGTTGATTTTTGGATTTGTGCTGCCGTTCTTCACCATCATCCTGTGTTGCACCAAGATCATCCACTGTCTGACACACCCACATTATTCTCAGGACCCGAAAACGCGCATGAAGTTAAGGAAGAAAAACCAGCGCTCAGTGCACCTGCTCATCATGGTGATAGCGACcttcctgctctgcttcctGCCCTACCACGTGATCCGGACCCTGCACCTTTACGCCGTGAACGGCGGCTGGAACTGTGGCGTCACCAACCTGCTGCAGAGAGCCGTGGCGATAACGCTGTGCATGGCGGCGTCCAACAGCGTGGTCAACCCGCTGCTGTACTACTACTCCACCAAGAACTTCAAGGAAGACATTGAGCACACTCGCTTACATATCAGTAAACGGCTGTCTTTCAGAAGTGGCTCTTTAAGATCCACTGGACGGGCCGGGTCATTGAAAGTTAAAACTCAACAGGGTCTGTCCATAAAAGCAGAGGACATGGAGCAGAGTCcgttaaaaacacaacatcctGCTACAGACCAGCAGATCCAAATGACTGAGAAACCTTTGGGATTGGAGGAGACCTGTGACTGA